Genomic DNA from Podospora pseudoanserina strain CBS 124.78 chromosome 4, whole genome shotgun sequence:
GCATGGGAGCGAACCTTTTTGGCACCATTGAGGGCGGCCGAGGTACGCATAGGCGAATTGGCGACATTGGGATTATTCGAAAGAGGAACTCTCCTGGCGGTCGACATGGCAGAGAGCTGGTGGAAGGGGGCAGGCGATAGAGATACTGCGGCCATACGAAAGCCCACTCAACATGCTAAGGGGCAGTCTGTCTGATGTTAGGGGAGGTatgggaaggaaaagggcgGTCGTGGTCGCGGTCTTGTGCGAGTGCGAGCCGGATGTGGAGGGGCTGGGTGCTGGCAGCAACGACCGTCCAACGCGGGCTGGAGTGTGGACGTGCGTGCACACCAAAAATGGACGCGTCGACTGATGGAGCCGGAAAATGGCGACGCGTTGGGAGTTGAGGACTTGAGAAAAGccctggagctggagggatggatgaggaAACACCACAGACCTTCAATGGCTCAAAGATTGCCCGGCAGCAGTCTTCAAACCAAGGTCTATCAAAGTGAAGGTGTGTCGGCAACTGGGGCGTTTCTCGGTGTATGTGGAAAAGGTTGCGCAATCTCAAAAGCAGCGGCAAGTCAACATCAGTGTCCAAGCTTTTCCCGCGACTAAGCCCACTTTGAGTTCAGCACAACAAACTTGGGTCCACCGACGCGGCTGCCAGCTGCCCCTCTCTGTCGCGCACGGCAACGCCCCCCAGTTGCATATCCACTGCCACTTGTCGGCACTGCCAACCTCGACATCTTCAAGCTTGGCACAGCCCATCTGACGACATTGTTCAAGATCCAGCTTTCCTATCTGGGCTGTGAGATATTCTTGAGAATTTCTTGAGTTGCGAGGAATAGTGTGTTGTGAGAAGGCATTGGGTGTGGAATTTTGAGATTTGCCCACGTTCTTTGTGTGGATTTCATTTTGCTGAGATGTACTAAATTCTCTCTCGCCTATCAAAGCCtcatctcatccaccaaAGCTCACAAGACCActtaaaaaaaagagacatcATGAGATTATCAAGAGGCAGAGCTGCCTTGCGGCAACTGAGTCTGGTCTCATCCCCAAATAGACAGCAAATATACCGACCATTCCAACAATCCCTCACCCTTACCGGTGCAAGATTAAAACCTTTTCGCAACTATGCCACCTCAGTCTCAGCAGCCGATCTAGAATTCGGCCAACCCGTCTATGAGACACACCCTCACATTCTCAAACCAGGCGAAAGTATGTAACCAACCTCACACGCTCACAAACATATACACTAACTTTTTTCTCTCAGTAACCCAAGGCATCACCGCCCGCGAATACGCCTCCCGCCGCTCCCGCCtagccctctccctccctcccgacGGCGTGgctctcctcgccgccgccgacctcAAATACCGCTCCGGCGCCGTCTTCTACCCCTACCGTCAAGACTCCAACTTCCTCTACCTCACCGGCTTCCTCGAGCCCGAATCCCTCGCCGTAATCCGCAAAACCGGTCCCGGCCCCGACGACTATCTGTTTTCCCTCTTCTGCCGGCCCAAAGACCCCCGCGCAGAACAATGGTCCGGCCCCTGGTCCGGCCTCTCGGCAGCAGAAGACGTCTTCAACGCAGACAACAGCTACGACATCTCCcgcgcctccaccaccctcccctccctcctccgcggCGCCTCCAAAATCTTCACCGACATCCCCCCCtcgctcaccaccccctccaacatcgggcccctcctcaaatccctctccctgcccacctcccccttaCAAACCCTAGTCAACACCCTCCGCGCGATAAAATCCCCCGCCGAAGTCGCCGCCATGCGCCACGCCGGCCAGGTCTCGGGCAGGGTGATTACCTCGGCCATGCGCCGCCCCTGGACCCTAGAAAAAGACCTCCACGCCTACCTCGACTACGGCTTCACGCAGCACGGCCTCAGCGGGCCAGCCTATGtccctgttgttgctggcgcAAGCAGAGGTTGCATGATCCACTACGTGCATAACACGTCCGACCTGCCCGCCAACTCCACCGTGCTGGTCGATGCGGGGGGTGAGTACGGGTACTACGTCACTGACATCACGCGGACCTGGCCGGTGTCTGGAAAATTCTCCCCTGCTCAAAAAGACCTCTACAATGCTGTGCTTACCGTTCAGAGGCAGTGCGTGGCGCTGTGCAGGGAGAACGCGGGGGTTAGTCTAGATGAGATTCACCGCGCGGCGGAGAATGGGTTGAGGGAGCAgctggcgttgttggggtttgagggatTGACAGCGGGGACGAAGAGGTggacggggaagggaggggaggatctGATGGATGTGCTGTTTCCTCATCATGTCGGGCATTATGTCGGGTTGGATGTTCATGATGTTCCCGGGTATGGACGGTCGgtggcgttgaagaagggaCACTGCGTGACGGTGGAGCCGGGGGTGTATGTACCGGATGATGATAGGTTTCCCAAGCATTTTAGGGGGTTGGCGGTCAGAATTGAGGATAGCGTtgcggtggatgaggaggggccGCATGTGCTGACGACCGAGGCGGTtaaggaggtggaggatattGAAGCGCTGAGGTAGGGTGGTGTAGTTGTTGTACGATAGGTGATGAGGGTATGTAAAAGGGGGTAAATAAAAGCAAGGTGACACATGCATTAAGCTGTAGAAACAAAGAGGCCATGTTTGATATTAACATTTGATTCATGGGTAGGTATTCTAAGTCAAGGTGCTGCTCCACCAGAGCCAGAGAAAGGACCTCCCCCTTTTACTTGCTCTGCCTAGTTTGACGGTTTGCCAATTACTGCTATTAAtctcttgctcttgccgATCATGAGCCGTCATTAACAAGGCATACATACACAATTTTCATACCACTCGACTCAACGACACCAAGAAACCAATGTGAGATACGATTCTCCATTCTCTTCATGGCGATTCATCCCAAGTAAACTATCATCGGTATCATGAAAAATGGGACCGAAGTTCCCAAGACAATGAAGCCTGAGCATAAGACCTGGCCTGTCCAACCCAAAAGAAAATCgacccaaaaaccccaacatcaacatgtAATTTTctcaacccatccaaccccctaaCCCCTATTTTTAAGCATGCTTCCAAAATgaaccctcctccaaaaaatGTAAATGCTCCCACCCCAAAACGCCACATCCCTTTCAATCAACAAACACACAGATGACGAAAGAAAGCCGCTTTGCCGCCAATTTTTTGATGGGAGTAGGAATTAAGTaacaaaagaacaaaaaaaaaagtggtATATACAAGAAATGTGTTTCttgaagaaataaaagaaaGCTTaattggtgatgatgttgggggtGATAGTTTTTGTATGTCAACAGAACCCTCTCGGATCGAAAAGCGTCCTACTATACGTCGGCATCATGTACTGCGGTCTTGCCGTCGCGTTCAAAAGTTGTTCAAAGGCCTGCAACCGTCTCGAGAGCTCGCGGTGTTCCTGCACGATCTGCTTGTTTCGACGCTCGAGCCAGTGTATGTACTCGGTTGCTTTAGTCAGGACCGCACCCTACAAGCAGTAGTGATTAGTTTTATTGGTAGGAGCCTGATCATGGTCGATATTAAACCCACCTTGCTGACTTTAGGCGCCCTCGACGGCTGATTCGGgtcctccccttcctcattTTCAGGTATCGTCCTCAGCGATGGAACAGCATCTCTCAACTCCGAGATCTTATCCTTCAAATTCGTCCGGTATTTCCTCTCGATATCGTTATGCGCCGTCCGGTCCCCTCCTGCtgccttgaccttctccttggccttgctgTCACTGACACTGCCCTGTCGTTTTAGCTGGTGCAAAGATCCCGGTTTCGGGTGAGGTGTCGTCGAATGGGGCGGTGACACTGGTTTTGGACCACCTATACCgccacccatccccattcccatccccatgcccattcccattcccatacTTCCACTACCCGAACCCCCTGCCGTAAAAGGTGTGCTCATCCCCGGGTTCAATCCCGTAAAATTCAAGTTCAGATTcgaccctaaccctcccaTACTCGACCCCGGATTCATGGCAATCGCTATTAGCCTCCTCTGTTCCGCCTCGTTCAAAGCCTGATTGTTAAGACCAATCAAAGAGTCCATGCGCAGGCCCGGCTGCGGTCGTTCCCAGCTAAGCGGCGTCGAGTAGAGCCCTTCCCGCGGCGGAACCTCGGGTGGTGGCGCAGATTCGATCTTGGACATGTGGTCGGCAAGATTAATCGAAGAAAAcccgtcatcgtcgtcgtcgtcatccgaGAGAGCATTGTCCAACGCGCTGTCGTCCATCGTCTCCTCGTGTTTTAGCCTACCCCCCGCATGCGCAGTGTTTCTGGAACTATTCGTGTCAGTCACTGTACCCTGCCTGCTATTACGCCCATCCAACCGACACTCACCTCCGCTTTACAGGTGGTCTTAGTTCTCCCTCACGTCTAGAAGCCTCAACGCCCTCGGGAATACTGGCCAAGCCCTCATCCTTGTCGA
This window encodes:
- the ICP55 gene encoding aminopeptidase (EggNog:ENOG503NTYX; COG:E; BUSCO:EOG09261XGL; MEROPS:MER0013463), with protein sequence MRLSRGRAALRQLSLVSSPNRQQIYRPFQQSLTLTGARLKPFRNYATSVSAADLEFGQPVYETHPHILKPGEITQGITAREYASRRSRLALSLPPDGVALLAAADLKYRSGAVFYPYRQDSNFLYLTGFLEPESLAVIRKTGPGPDDYLFSLFCRPKDPRAEQWSGPWSGLSAAEDVFNADNSYDISRASTTLPSLLRGASKIFTDIPPSLTTPSNIGPLLKSLSLPTSPLQTLVNTLRAIKSPAEVAAMRHAGQVSGRVITSAMRRPWTLEKDLHAYLDYGFTQHGLSGPAYVPVVAGASRGCMIHYVHNTSDLPANSTVLVDAGGEYGYYVTDITRTWPVSGKFSPAQKDLYNAVLTVQRQCVALCRENAGVSLDEIHRAAENGLREQLALLGFEGLTAGTKRWTGKGGEDLMDVLFPHHVGHYVGLDVHDVPGYGRSVALKKGHCVTVEPGVYVPDDDRFPKHFRGLAVRIEDSVAVDEEGPHVLTTEAVKEVEDIEALR
- a CDS encoding hypothetical protein (COG:K; EggNog:ENOG503P3ST); this encodes MDSDPLRHLEFFSMPNNQTVNPVDQPFMTSTSSQAPPIWDTTGMGLDGGISMSPSTAPTPLSLDSIAQPSSLTGFNSISPGISSASQASAHSRQPRPVLPARGVRRDAHERKRSRLSMDATPLDSVDYWLDFDKDEGLASIPEGVEASRREGELRPPVKRSSRNTAHAGGRLKHEETMDDSALDNALSDDDDDDDGFSSINLADHMSKIESAPPPEVPPREGLYSTPLSWERPQPGLRMDSLIGLNNQALNEAEQRRLIAIAMNPGSSMGGLGSNLNLNFTGLNPGMSTPFTAGGSGSGSMGMGMGMGMGMGMGGGIGGPKPVSPPHSTTPHPKPGSLHQLKRQGSVSDSKAKEKVKAAGGDRTAHNDIERKYRTNLKDKISELRDAVPSLRTIPENEEGEDPNQPSRAPKVSKGAVLTKATEYIHWLERRNKQIVQEHRELSRRLQAFEQLLNATARPQYMMPTYSRTLFDPRGFC